One Capra hircus breed San Clemente chromosome 3, ASM170441v1, whole genome shotgun sequence genomic window, ttttaggcatctgaaggatattaatcaatgtaattgggatatagaaaaaggaatattgtagttttgatgttagcaacactagacttttgagttaattacttttctctttgttataaatcactgtactccttttacttgttataaattgttgtatccttgctgtgtaagaatgtaactttatttagtgctttctgagagtggcgccagactttgggaagaacaacacaaataagtcttctggttgacaaacccttatcagaaaagggctgtaaaatgttaattggccttctggccagaagatgatgtaaatcacctaagacttatgtatacaactaggtatgcagagagaaagcctggtctcgataagagtcagggcggctgacgctgcataattttgtattatccattgatctctatgtaaaatCAAGAGTATATAAAGCCTTTCCGGACAATAGAGGCGggaccagtcactggaaagactggttcccccgtgtcttcttttcttactctattttctggctgaattcccatctggggcgtggaggctcgccatatctacttacttgccccggcttttaagatccacgtgagagggagcccaaggtggggcaccccccgctattcaagaggacgccggtgtcctaacgtagatggtgcaagttccttgtcttggaactttattggttttccacgtaaaccaagttattcagcctcttttctccactaaattttcctactacactatttcttcctaatctctctttatatttctaattaaataagcTTTTCCTCGCCTACTCTGTCTCCctttcaaattaccctggatccaccagagCAGGACCCTGGCAGAGGGGGGGGTTCCCACCAGCCGCGCTGACCGCCGTGTGGGTCCAGGGCCCTGCCGCACTGTCTCACAGGTCGGGGCTGGTGGCCCGGCAGGAAGGTGGGTTTGGCCTGAGGCTCTGCCCTGCCTGAGGCCTGTCTGCCCTCATTATGCCCAAACAAATCTCCCTGTGTGTCCTGGGAGGCTGAGGTGGGGCCTGGTCGCCTGAGGCTGAGCAGCCGCCCTGCTGCCCTGGCCCAGCACGAGCCCCCAGGGTGGTCTCCTGCCTGGACTTCACAGTGCGGGTTTGTGTTGGTGCTGATCCAGCCACTCGATTCCCCGCCAGGCCCTCTGGCCGCAGTGGAGTGGACACGTCCTGAGACCCATGGAGGTCTGGGTGTGGCAGGGTCCCGGAGCTTCCTCTCAAGCCGTGCTGACGACGCACCTGCTCCTGCAGGTGTTGGCCTCGTGGACGGTCTGCAGGACTCCTTGCCAGGGGCCCTCCCAGCCAGATGCCTCACCTCTCAGGCAGGATACGGCCGGCTCAGCAGCAGTGGGCAGTGGCCGCCGCCTGGTTGACCACAGGATGCAGGCTTCTGTCCACCTACGCCAGTCACAGCAGACCCAGAGCCGCAGGGAGGCAGACGGAGACAGTGGTCACCACCTGCAGCAGGACATCGCTGCCCTCGCTGTGGCCACTGTGGTTGCTCCCCAGACGGCAGCCACAGACACCGAGGTCGGCAGCCTGGGACGGGGTGGGAGCCTCAGTGGGCTCAGGGCCAGGGTGCCCTGCTGGGCGGACTCCACCTGGCCCACAGGGGGAGGCTGCGcagtcctctcccctccctcccatcttcctctccctccccccctttctccccctctcccatcatcctctcccctccccccacctccatcttcctctccccccccctccccctttctccccctctcccatcatcctctccccctccccccacctccatctccctcccctccccctcccccttctcccccccATCATCCtctccccccccctcccccccccacctccatcttcctctcccctccccctccatcttcttctccccctcccccatcatcctctccccttctcccatcttctcctcccccacctccctcttcctctcccctcccccctcctcccctcccccacctccatctttctctccccctccccaattTCAGGTGCCAGCCTTGGGCTCCCACACAACTTGGGTCAGGGTGCCTCCTTCCCTCACCTCAGGGGTTCTGCCAAGGGCCCCTCCAGACTGTAGACCTGTCACCTCCCCTTCCCCGTGGGATGAGGGCCCCCAGCCCTGGAGCAGTGGCACCCTGCCAGGCAGGTTGCCTTTTCTGAGCCTCTCCACCCAAGGCTTCATCAGATCAGCTCAGGACCTTTGCTGGCCCACCCCTCCACCCTATTACTCCGTCTGCCCCAGACCACATGACTCCTGGAAGGCCCCTCCTCCTGTGGGCCTGGGTGTGAGGCCCCAAACTCCTCTGGCCGGAAGAGCTGGTCCTGGTCCTTCCTTGAGAACCCCTGACCTCCACCCACTCTCAGGGACCCTCTGAGGGGCCAGACGGGGTCCCAGGCTGGCCCTTGGGGTTCCCGGGTGGCAGGAGAGCAGGAGGGACCTGGGCCTGGGGCAGAGCAGGCTGAACCgtcatctgtctgtctctctgcccctcctcccggCTCTGCCCTCGTGCCCTCTGCTTGTGCCCTGGAGGCTCCTTCTGTCTCGCTCTGCTGACCATCTTCCTCACTCGCGTCCCGTCCCGCCACTGTCTCCGCTCTTTCCTCCACACTACCCACCCCCGTCTCCCGCCCCCGCTCtccacccccctccacccccctcccgcccccaccctcccGCCCCCACTCTCCCGCCCCCGTCTCCCGCCCCcgctctcttgcttcctctctgtctgtctctccttctctcccatcTCTCACTTTTTCTCTGTCCCAGAGACTGTCTCTGCCGACAGCAGCTCTTGACACCCAGGCTGAGGCCCTAGGTGGCTCCTGGGACTTCTCCACTTCTGGCCCTTGTAGACACCTGTGTCACGTGCTGACACAGAGGTTAACAGTCCCCCCACCTCTCCCTACACCTGGACTTGGAGCTCAGGACCAGCTGCTCACACTCAGGCCTGGGCCAGGCCTGGGACCAACAAGGCAGCTGAGGACCAGCCCTCCCTGGCGGCAGCCCCCCAGATAATGGGGAGTGGGCCAGGGTGGGAAGCAGCTGGCAGGGCCCGTGGAGAGCCCCCAAGTGGAAAGCCCTAGAAAGCCACCTGGAAGACGCCCCTGGCGCTCCACCTCCCACTACGCGGCCGTGGGTGGCACAGAGCCCCAGGGGAGAGCTTTATTCTGGGCCCTGTGGGGCAGTAGCAGAAGGCTGGCCACCAGAGCCTCAGGCACCTGGCAGACACCCCCCTCCCAGGGCCCCGGTGTGCCAGGCTCTGGACGCAGCAGGGTCCCTGGGCTTGGCCCCGCTCAGGCCCCAGTCCTCCTGTCCTCATCCTGCCTCTCTtctgccctgggggtgggggtggtgcctCCCCAGGCTCCATGCCCAGGTTGTCCTGCTGAGTTGAGCCTCCTGAGTGTCCACAGCCCACGGCCCACAGCGAGTTCAGGGCAGACTGTGGGGCTGGTCTCTGGTCACTGGTCCCCCCGCAGGGGAGCCCATGGCTCATCTCCTAGGTCAAGGTCACAGTCAGACTGTCCTTGCTCTTGTGGGCCTCAGCTCTGAGGGACGTGGTTGACACAGACGCCTCCTTGAACTCCTTGGCCATGAAGTAGTAGCAGATGGCGTCCAGGCAGCAGTTGGCATCTGAGAGTCTGCTGGTGATCTGGATGGCCGTCTTAAGGGCACAGGTCTGCAGGCCCAGGGCCACGTGCACAGTCAGCACCACGTGGAAGGGCAGGAAGCAGACCACGAAGACGGCCAGGTTCGCCAGCACCATGCGAGAGGCTTTCCGCGTGGCTTCCACCTGGCCCGGGTTGGCCTTGGGCCTCTGGGTCAGGGCGGTCACCACCTGCAGAGAGCAGAACACCAGCACGGCCAGCGGCAGGTAGAAGCCCAGCAGTGAGAAGACCCCGGTGGAGGTGTTCCGCCCCGAGCGGACGGCGAAGCAGAAGCCACCGTCCTGCACATCCAGGAACCAGCGGAGCACCAGGGAGCCGAGGACCACGGCCCAGAGTGCGGCGCACACCGCAGCAGCCCGGCCGGGGGAGCGGAGCCTGCGGGTGCGCAGGGGGTGCCGCACGGCCATGTAGCGGTCCACGGCGATGGCCATGATCAGGCTGATGCTCATGTACCTGTTGAGCAGGTACACGGCCTGGGAGAGCTGGCAGAGCGGCGTGTCCTTGGAGGTCTCCCTGAAGTGCAGGAAGAAGGGCAGGGCGCAGAGCAGGCAGAGGTCGGCCACGGCCAGGTTGGCCATGTAGATGCGGGTCTCCGTCCACCGCGGCAGGCGCCAGCACAGCACCCAGAGCGCCAGCCCGTTGAGCACCAGGCCGAGCGCCAGGAGCCCGCCCAGGTAGGTGAGCAAGACTCCCTTGACCACTAGGGGCTCCCAGGAGCTGCAGTTGCTGCTGTTCATGATCCCAGGGCTGCAGAGGGGGAGCAGGGTGTGAGGTGGGCAGGCCAGCGGGGGGAGCCTGGCCACCCCACCTCAAGAACCCCACATTCACCTGCCCAAGGACACCCCAGGAAGCCCCGAGGCACCCTCCAGGCCACCTGTGGGAAACCAAGGCCTTCAGAGGCCTGTGGGCCTGAGATGGCTCGGGGAGCCAGCCCGGGGCTGGACCCAGGTCCCCGTGCCTGAGCCTGCCTCTGCAGGGACCTGCTGGCTGCTGGGCAGAAAGGACAGCGGGAGTGCACggtccacccccagccccagccaggcCGGCTCCACCTGCTCTCAGACCCCAGGGCCCCCACTCCACCTGCTCTCAGAACAGGGGCCCAGGGGTGACCAGCCTCGCCCCAGCCCAGTGCCATGCTCAGCAGGGGGGCTCAGAGGCGACTGCAAGACAGGGACTGGAGTCCGAAAGCAGGTAGACTGAGCGGCCCGGGGGGCCCCAGGGTGGCTCACTGCCCCGCCATGTCCTCCGCAAACCTGGCTGCAGGAGGCACCCGCGTCTGACGCACTCCTGCACCTCAGCAGGGCGGGCGCCTCCCGACTGGGCCCTTCCTGGCTACTGAGGTCCAGGGCAGCAGGGGCACAGCTCGGCCCTCCAGAGAAGTCcagcccctctctccctcctgtgctGTGTCCTCTTGCTGAGGGGACGGTGGTTGGGTGCTCTGgttcccagcctccctccctcctcccctccgaGAGCCTCCCCAGCTGCCCTCAGCCCACCTAGACTGGCCTGATGCCCCATCTGGTTCAGGAGTCCCCTTGAGTTCCCTGTGGTCAGGGCCGCCCTGTGGTTCTGGCGGCCTTGGGGTGTTGCTGGGTGACCTCCACCCGGTCATCGTCAGAAGCTCCTACACGGCCTCACCCTCCACACCTCTCACTCCCCTGCACACACTCCATGACAGCCCAGGACTGCCAGGACCAGCTCCCCAGGCTGGCGATGGACTTGGTCAGCGGTCTGACGTTCCTGGTGTGGCACCCTGAGCTGGGCGGCACCCAGAGGCGTGGGCGTCAGACGTGTGGGCCCATGGAGCGTGCCTGTGTGAGTGGCAGGCACCCTCCGGACCCCCTCCCACACCCCACCTTGGTTCCTCTGGCTGGaaggacctggaggggtggggggagaggcctTCCTCCCTCCATAAGCCCCGGGCCCCTGGGGGATCCCTGACTTTTAGGCGAGTTTGAGAAGGGGGTTCAGTCCATTGGAGCGGGGAGtctgctcccctgcccccactcacACACAGGAAGGGAAGAAACATCCAGAGGCGGGGTATCAGGCTCACGGGTGCCGGGGGTGGCAGCAGGGTGCTCATTTCCTGAGACACAGCCCCCTGGGAGCGTCCAGGCCACAGTCCATTAGGGGAGCTGGCGCCCAGACCGCAGCGAGTGGGAGCGGAAATATTCCACCCAATTATCCTGGTGAATCCTTCTTAACTTTAAGTGCCCATTTGCCAGCAATTCAAGTTTCACGAACGCTTCCACTGTGTGCGAAGCCTCTCTCCTCGTGTTTGAAGGATTCCGCTTGTTCACTCCTGGTTCTCTGGCCCCAGGCCCACACAGGCAGGCTCCCCAGACTCCAGAACCCAATGGGGCAGCTGCTGAGGGTCCTCCCTGCCTGCGTGTCTGCCCCCGGCCCAGAGCCCCTGAGCCTGCTGGGAGCACCGGGTGATCCTGCCACACGCGCGCCTCCGGGCCATCTTCCCACCTGCCCCTGGCTCCTCTGGGCAGCGAGGCCTGCAGCAGCAGACGGTCACCCGGGCACTGCCTGGGACAGCAGGGGGAGGCAGGCCTGCCCCTCACGGGATGCCCTGCACCCAACGGCTGTCTCGGGGCTGTGTCCTGCTCCACACTTGTAGGCGTGTTAACTTTCAGTCCAGCCTCGTGTGGCCCAGTgtttggagaaagtgaaagtgaagtcgctcagtcgtgcccgactctttgcgaccccgtggatagtagcctgcaccaggctcctccgtccatgggattttcaaggcaagagtactggagcgggttgccacttctttctccagggaaccttcccaacccagggatcaaacccaggtctctcacactgtacacagacgctttaccgtctgagccaccagggaagtccaacgtTTGGAGAGAGCAAGTTAAAAAATCTAGCTGCCATCTTTACATCTCCCCCTCTATAATGACTGATAACCGTCAGGCAGAAGGACATCAACTCTGCAAGATTATCAGGGTGCACGCGAGGCCCCTGCTCATGGGGCCTCTCCCTTGGGGTGGAAAAGGTTTGAGGGGTCAAGTCCCAAGGTCCAGCTCAAACAGCATCGGGTCCCCAgaagccatggcaacccactcaggtccTGCCTACCCCAGGCGAGGGTGCGGggccccagggcagggctggggggtggCCGGGGCTCGGAGCGCTCAGCTGTGGGGGCACCGCCACTTCCTGCTGGGGGAGGCGGCCCTGGGAGGGGGGCAGCAGCCCAGAGGCTTCGCTTCCTGCTCCCACAGCGGTGGCGGGTCAGTCCGCTCCCCCAGCGGGGTGGGGGCCACCTTCGCTGTGGCGCTGAGGTGCCTTTGTGGCCCTAAGTGGGATCTGGGGCAGAGAGTGGAGTGCTGACCCCCGTTGTCCAGGCGCCGTAGAGACCTCTGGAGCTGGGACCCCAACTTAGAAATAGCCCAGGACCCGGGACGAGTTTCACAAAGCCGCGTTCACTGTGCTAGGGGCCCCCTCAGATCTTCCCTTCTAGCTTCAGACACTGGTCTAAGCCCACGAGAGACTTCAGAGACTCGAGTAAGGGGGGGCCAGGCCCCAGGAGTCACCCTAAGACCCTCTGCATTGCTGCCCACGAGTGACGTCCCGGTGCCAGACCGTCAGCCCCCACAGGGCTCCTCCTGCGGGTTACCTGCCGAGGTTCAGAACCCCGGCACAGCCTTCACCTGCTgagacccctccccctccccctcggAGACCCCCCACCCTCATCCCCGGAGACCCCATCACGGCCCTCACCCCTCTGAGACCCCCTCACAGCCCTCCCCCTCTGAgaccccccaccctcacccctgaGACCCCGTCACTCTCACCCTCTGAGACCCCCTCACCTTCACTCCTGAGACCCCCTCACCCTCTGAACCCCCTCACAGCCCCCCCCTCTGAgaccccccaccctcacccctgaGACCCCGTCACTCTCACCCTCTGAGACCCCCTCACCTTCACTCCTGAGACCCCCTTACCCTCTGAGACCCCCTCATCCTCAAACCTCTGAGACCCCGTCACGGGCCTCACCCCTGAGACCCCCTCACTCTCACCCTCTGAGACCCCCTCACCCTCAAACCTCTGAGACCCCGTCATGGCCCTCACCCCTGAGACCCCTTCTGAGaccccctcaccctcacccctgaGACCCCGTCACTCTCACCCTCTGAGactccctcaccctcaccctctgaGATCCAGTCACCCTCAGACCTCCGAGCCCCCATCACGGC contains:
- the GPR35 gene encoding G-protein coupled receptor 35 produces the protein MNSSNCSSWEPLVVKGVLLTYLGGLLALGLVLNGLALWVLCWRLPRWTETRIYMANLAVADLCLLCALPFFLHFRETSKDTPLCQLSQAVYLLNRYMSISLIMAIAVDRYMAVRHPLRTRRLRSPGRAAAVCAALWAVVLGSLVLRWFLDVQDGGFCFAVRSGRNTSTGVFSLLGFYLPLAVLVFCSLQVVTALTQRPKANPGQVEATRKASRMVLANLAVFVVCFLPFHVVLTVHVALGLQTCALKTAIQITSRLSDANCCLDAICYYFMAKEFKEASVSTTSLRAEAHKSKDSLTVTLT